A part of Variovorax sp. HW608 genomic DNA contains:
- a CDS encoding ParB family protein: protein MRTPETLTATQRAERLRSEAGGMGQSTPPLEDMSKKTPLDRERASLMSGLNLDKKSASANLDPRTEVDGSFSILSIHDIVPYKYNPRKSRNPKYSEIKESIRADEITNALTVTRRPGEVKYFPYGGGNTRLEIAKELHNEGDSRFARLRVIIKAWKSEADVIAAHLAENENRGDTTFWEKALGVENFKREWESAHPGHVVIGAELNRHLKDAGINYGVRMIQNFAFAVEHLGPVGPWLRTEDLNTILRPSIGSYLDLAEKLDKREHAASQLHAVLVEHGSELLSLNEKNKQRDESERVPVELDARQLVSDGAAAIAQAIAVPTERMEAMAAALSERPRMSVKDLMNLEQESVSARSARSTPGRQDQGGERPNGADDSANSSPPDNDGESSAGRRPDFEQRPLGAMPGVIGGTAMPGHGAAHPGLGSLPHTTTEESRSQRRTRLHGEIRHLFEEINKIAPIFDAVLEVDEMPFGFMVEIPDSMARIGDIELDERTTRLRTSIWWLLTTLSGQVQDSVWARVRALPPVQATRWAQQQLQGSAAFQESLIAQVGAELAIYGPLAPGGTDFEVFLSGHAIWTVLAEPQLGPLVTRLIGVFSALRQLEPDRHETEARCLELG, encoded by the coding sequence ATGCGTACCCCTGAAACATTGACGGCAACACAACGCGCGGAACGGCTCAGGTCCGAAGCCGGTGGCATGGGTCAGTCGACACCCCCGCTGGAAGACATGAGCAAAAAGACCCCCCTGGATCGCGAGCGTGCCTCATTGATGTCCGGATTGAATCTGGACAAAAAAAGCGCGAGCGCCAATCTCGATCCTCGTACAGAAGTGGACGGATCATTTTCGATCCTCTCCATTCACGACATTGTTCCGTACAAATACAACCCCAGAAAATCGAGGAATCCGAAGTATTCCGAGATCAAGGAGAGTATTCGTGCGGACGAAATCACCAATGCGCTGACCGTCACCCGTCGACCGGGCGAGGTCAAATATTTTCCCTACGGCGGTGGAAATACCCGCCTCGAGATCGCCAAGGAACTGCATAACGAAGGCGACAGCCGCTTTGCAAGGCTGCGCGTCATCATCAAAGCCTGGAAAAGCGAGGCGGACGTCATTGCCGCCCACCTGGCGGAAAACGAAAACCGCGGCGATACCACTTTTTGGGAAAAAGCGCTGGGCGTGGAGAATTTCAAGCGCGAGTGGGAAAGCGCGCATCCGGGACACGTCGTTATCGGCGCGGAATTGAATCGACATCTGAAAGACGCCGGCATCAATTACGGCGTCAGAATGATTCAGAACTTTGCTTTCGCAGTGGAGCATCTTGGTCCGGTCGGCCCGTGGCTTCGGACGGAGGATCTGAACACGATCCTCAGGCCATCGATAGGCAGCTATCTCGACCTCGCCGAAAAACTGGACAAGCGCGAGCATGCCGCATCGCAACTGCACGCGGTGCTTGTTGAGCATGGCAGTGAGTTGCTGTCGCTCAACGAAAAGAACAAGCAGCGCGACGAGTCCGAACGGGTGCCTGTCGAGCTCGATGCGCGGCAGCTCGTCAGCGACGGGGCTGCCGCGATCGCGCAAGCCATTGCCGTCCCGACGGAGCGCATGGAGGCGATGGCTGCGGCACTTTCAGAGCGACCGCGCATGTCCGTCAAGGATCTGATGAACCTGGAGCAGGAATCGGTGTCTGCGCGGTCCGCGCGAAGCACGCCAGGGCGGCAGGACCAAGGCGGGGAACGGCCGAACGGCGCCGATGACAGCGCGAATTCGTCGCCCCCTGACAACGACGGTGAATCCTCCGCGGGCCGTCGCCCTGACTTCGAGCAACGCCCGCTCGGTGCAATGCCCGGCGTGATCGGCGGGACGGCAATGCCGGGGCACGGTGCTGCGCATCCCGGCCTGGGATCGTTGCCGCACACCACCACCGAAGAGTCTCGTTCACAGCGGCGCACTAGGCTGCATGGCGAGATCCGTCATCTGTTCGAGGAGATCAACAAGATCGCGCCGATCTTCGACGCGGTGCTCGAAGTCGACGAAATGCCCTTCGGCTTCATGGTCGAGATCCCCGACTCGATGGCTCGCATCGGGGACATCGAACTCGACGAGAGAACGACCAGGCTCCGCACGTCGATCTGGTGGCTGCTCACCACGCTGTCGGGGCAAGTGCAGGACAGCGTGTGGGCTCGCGTGAGGGCGCTGCCGCCGGTGCAGGCTACCCGTTGGGCACAGCAGCAGCTCCAAGGCTCGGCGGCGTTTCAGGAGAGCCTGATTGCGCAAGTGGGCGCTGAGCTGGCGATCTATGGCCCGCTCGCACCCGGAGGTACGGACTTCGAGGTTTTCCTGTCCGGTCACGCCATCTGGACGGTCCTTGCAGAGCCTCAACTCGGCCCGCTTGTCACGCGCCTCATCGGCGTCTTCTCGGCGCTTCGGCAGTTGGAGCCCGATCGGCATGAAACGGAAGCCCGCTG
- a CDS encoding ParA family protein, with amino-acid sequence MLTLTVVATKGGVGKTTLSANLGGLLRDLGLRVLLVDADVQPSLSKYFVLSHLAPAGLTKLVTDGFLSDDCISSVQLPADGSPFKDVEKYPFAPALHLIRSDTREGNLQDWLSQRLDRLVRISMALNDPGVDASYDVVIIDTQGALGHLQDAAVNAADILITPATPDVVSAREFIEGTVKLIDRHEAAANMGFKIPSMKAVINRTENTRDSRSMSELIREAFLTMRGRVSVMQTAIHSAVAFRKAATAQVPVHWIDPGRASDAMHQLLWELIPSLEGRYAPNHRDFGVPLGTSATSAEDAPSTSHQ; translated from the coding sequence ATGCTTACACTGACAGTTGTTGCCACAAAAGGTGGTGTTGGTAAAACAACCTTGTCCGCCAATCTCGGCGGATTGCTTCGGGATCTCGGGCTTCGCGTGCTTTTGGTCGACGCGGACGTCCAGCCCTCCCTCTCCAAATATTTCGTTCTGAGCCATCTCGCCCCCGCGGGATTGACAAAGCTCGTCACGGATGGGTTTCTGTCCGACGATTGCATTTCATCGGTGCAATTGCCGGCAGACGGGTCTCCCTTCAAGGACGTCGAAAAATATCCATTCGCTCCCGCGCTGCACCTGATCCGCTCCGACACCCGCGAGGGCAATCTGCAGGACTGGCTGTCGCAGCGCCTCGATCGCCTGGTGCGCATCTCGATGGCGCTCAACGACCCAGGCGTCGATGCCTCCTACGACGTCGTCATCATCGATACCCAGGGCGCCCTCGGTCATCTGCAGGACGCTGCCGTCAACGCGGCCGACATCCTCATCACGCCGGCCACGCCCGACGTCGTGTCGGCGCGCGAGTTCATCGAAGGCACGGTCAAGCTGATCGACCGGCACGAAGCTGCCGCGAACATGGGATTCAAGATCCCATCGATGAAGGCGGTGATCAACCGCACCGAAAACACCCGCGATAGCCGGTCGATGTCCGAACTGATTCGCGAGGCATTCCTCACGATGCGTGGACGCGTCTCCGTGATGCAGACCGCGATTCACAGCGCAGTGGCGTTTCGCAAAGCGGCTACGGCCCAGGTGCCAGTTCATTGGATCGATCCGGGTCGTGCCAGTGACGCAATGCACCAGTTGCTGTGGGAACTCATTCCCTCCCTTGAAGGGAGGTACGCCCCCAACCACCGAGACTTCGGCGTCCCTTTGGGGACGTCGGCCACCAGCGCCGAGGACGCGCCGTCGACAAGCCATCAATGA
- a CDS encoding sugar ABC transporter substrate-binding protein — protein MKLTRRTFQSAAALTLLGALAGSPALAQDKPKVALVMKSLANEFFRTMEDGAKAHQKAHSSEYTLVASGIKDETDTAAQIKMVEQMAAQKINALVIAPADSKALVPVVKAAIDKGILVVNIDNRLDADALKEKGIQVPFVGPDNRAGAKLVGDALAKQLKAGDKIGIIEGVSTTFNAQQRTLGFQDAMKAGGMTVVGVQSGQWEIDKGNTVAAGMLREHPDLKALLAGNDSMALGAVAAVKAAGKTGQVLVVGYDNISAIRPMLADGRVLATADQFAAKQAVFGIETALKALSQKQTQAQMPAEVKTDVVLVTKSSASK, from the coding sequence ATGAAACTCACCCGCCGCACCTTCCAGAGCGCCGCCGCGCTGACGCTGCTGGGCGCCCTTGCCGGCTCGCCTGCCCTTGCGCAGGACAAGCCCAAGGTCGCGCTGGTCATGAAGTCGCTCGCCAACGAGTTCTTCCGCACCATGGAAGACGGCGCCAAGGCGCACCAGAAGGCGCATTCGTCCGAGTACACGCTGGTAGCCAGCGGCATCAAGGACGAAACCGACACCGCCGCCCAGATCAAGATGGTGGAGCAGATGGCCGCGCAGAAGATCAACGCGCTGGTCATCGCGCCGGCCGATTCCAAGGCGCTTGTGCCGGTGGTGAAGGCGGCCATCGACAAGGGCATCCTGGTGGTCAACATCGACAACCGGCTCGACGCCGACGCGCTGAAGGAAAAGGGCATCCAGGTCCCCTTCGTGGGCCCCGACAACCGCGCCGGCGCCAAGCTGGTGGGCGATGCGCTGGCCAAGCAGCTCAAGGCGGGCGACAAGATCGGCATCATCGAGGGCGTGTCGACCACTTTCAACGCCCAGCAGCGCACGCTGGGCTTCCAGGACGCGATGAAGGCCGGCGGCATGACGGTGGTGGGCGTGCAGTCGGGCCAGTGGGAAATCGACAAGGGCAACACCGTGGCGGCCGGCATGCTGCGCGAGCACCCCGACCTCAAGGCGCTGCTCGCCGGCAACGACAGCATGGCCCTGGGCGCGGTGGCCGCGGTCAAGGCCGCGGGCAAGACCGGCCAGGTGCTGGTGGTGGGCTACGACAACATCAGCGCCATCAGGCCCATGCTGGCCGACGGGCGCGTGCTCGCCACGGCCGACCAGTTCGCGGCCAAGCAGGCGGTGTTCGGCATCGAGACCGCCCTCAAGGCCCTGTCGCAGAAGCAGACGCAGGCCCAGATGCCCGCGGAAGTGAAGACCGACGTGGTGCTGGTCACCAAGTCCTCGGCGTCGAAGTGA
- a CDS encoding sugar ABC transporter ATP-binding protein has protein sequence MSTHGVQSPADPAPARAVLEVHAIGKDYAGPVLDGVSLALHAGEVLALTGENGAGKSTLSKIIGGLVQPTRGTMLLQGQPFRPLSRRAAERQGVRMVMQELGLVGTLSVAENLLLDRLPSRAGWIRRGQLHALAERQLERIGLEHIDPATPTARLGIGQQQMVEIARNLQDDTRVLLFDEPTAMLTPRETAHLFEQIELLKARGVAIVYVSHRLEELQRIADRVAVLRDGRLVDLRPMAGVRESELVERMVGRAVHEHEGRPRRAGGPVLMRAHGIGRANAVHGVDLELRAGEVMGLAGLVGSGRTELVRLLFGADQADRGEITLHPPAQEQAVLYRGRGWHSPMQAIRAGVGLVTEDRKSQGLLLPQSIRVNTTLSDLKAVSRGGWLQRASERGIARRLVELLRIRSRDIEQPAATLSGGNQQKVVFARWLHRECKVLLLDEPTRGVDVGARADLYAELDRMTDAGKALLMVSSDLRELMAMCDRIGVMSAGRLVAVFERGRWSEQSLLAAAFTPNPSNASTS, from the coding sequence GTGAGCACGCACGGCGTCCAGAGCCCGGCCGACCCGGCGCCCGCGCGGGCCGTGCTGGAAGTGCACGCCATCGGCAAGGACTATGCAGGACCGGTGCTGGACGGCGTCTCGCTCGCGCTGCACGCCGGCGAAGTGCTGGCCCTCACGGGCGAGAACGGCGCCGGCAAGAGCACGCTGTCCAAGATCATCGGCGGGCTCGTGCAGCCCACACGCGGCACGATGCTGTTGCAAGGCCAGCCTTTCCGGCCGCTCTCGCGCCGTGCGGCCGAGCGCCAGGGCGTGCGCATGGTGATGCAGGAGCTGGGACTGGTGGGCACGCTGTCGGTCGCGGAAAACCTGCTGCTCGACCGCCTGCCGAGCCGCGCGGGCTGGATCCGGCGCGGGCAGCTGCACGCGCTGGCCGAGCGGCAACTGGAGCGCATCGGCCTCGAGCACATCGACCCAGCCACGCCCACCGCGCGGCTCGGTATCGGCCAGCAGCAGATGGTCGAGATCGCGCGCAACCTGCAGGACGACACGCGTGTGCTGCTGTTCGACGAGCCCACCGCGATGCTCACGCCACGCGAGACGGCGCACCTGTTCGAGCAGATCGAGCTGCTGAAGGCGCGTGGCGTGGCCATCGTCTACGTGTCGCACCGGCTGGAGGAACTGCAGCGCATCGCCGACCGGGTGGCGGTGCTGCGCGACGGCCGCCTGGTCGACCTGAGGCCCATGGCCGGGGTGCGCGAGTCCGAGCTGGTGGAACGCATGGTCGGCCGCGCGGTGCACGAGCATGAAGGACGGCCGCGGCGCGCCGGGGGCCCGGTGCTGATGCGCGCGCATGGCATCGGCCGGGCGAACGCAGTGCATGGCGTCGATCTCGAGCTGCGTGCCGGCGAAGTGATGGGCCTGGCCGGCCTGGTGGGCTCCGGCCGCACGGAGCTGGTGCGCCTGTTGTTCGGCGCCGACCAGGCCGATCGTGGCGAGATCACGCTGCACCCGCCGGCGCAGGAGCAGGCGGTGCTGTACCGGGGCCGCGGCTGGCACTCTCCCATGCAGGCGATCCGGGCCGGCGTCGGCCTGGTGACGGAAGACCGCAAGTCGCAGGGCCTGCTGCTGCCGCAGTCGATCCGCGTCAATACCACGCTGAGCGACCTGAAGGCCGTCTCGCGCGGCGGCTGGCTGCAGCGCGCCAGCGAGCGCGGCATCGCGCGCCGGCTGGTGGAGCTGCTGCGCATCCGCTCGCGCGACATCGAGCAGCCGGCGGCCACGCTCAGCGGCGGGAACCAGCAGAAGGTGGTGTTCGCGCGCTGGCTGCACCGCGAGTGCAAGGTATTGCTGCTCGACGAGCCCACGCGCGGCGTGGACGTCGGGGCGCGCGCCGACCTGTACGCCGAGCTCGACCGCATGACCGATGCCGGCAAGGCCTTGCTGATGGTTTCCAGCGACCTGCGCGAGCTGATGGCGATGTGCGACCGCATCGGCGTGATGAGCGCCGGCCGGCTCGTGGCCGTCTTCGAGCGCGGGCGGTGGAGCGAGCAATCCCTGCTGGCCGCCGCCTTCACCCCGAATCCCAGCAACGCCTCCACATCATGA
- a CDS encoding ABC transporter permease, with protein sequence MNSTPATSAAAPPPPRTIRRQLGTYVGLTVVLLAMIALFSALSDYFLSAETFISIANEIPALAVMAVGMTFVLIIAGIDLSVGSVLALSGAITAAAILQWKLPVPVAAFMGLITGLLCGTVTGAVSVAWRLPSFIVSLGMLEAVRGGAYLATDSRTQYVGDAISGLAAPWIGGVSAAFVLAVLVVAAGQLVLTRTVFGRQVVGVGTNEEAMRLAGVDPRPIRIIVFAATGLLAGLAGLMQSARLEAADPNAGVGIELQVIAAVVIGGTSLMGGRGSVINTFFGVLIIAVLEAGLAQVGASEPSKRIITGAVIVVAVIIDTLRQRRDERRLD encoded by the coding sequence ATGAACAGTACCCCCGCCACGAGCGCGGCAGCGCCGCCGCCACCCAGGACCATCCGGCGCCAGCTGGGCACCTACGTCGGCCTGACGGTCGTGCTGCTGGCCATGATCGCGCTGTTCTCGGCGCTGAGCGACTACTTCCTCTCGGCCGAGACCTTCATCTCGATCGCCAACGAGATCCCCGCGCTGGCGGTGATGGCGGTGGGCATGACCTTCGTGCTGATCATCGCCGGCATCGACCTCTCGGTCGGCTCCGTGCTGGCGCTGAGCGGTGCGATCACGGCGGCCGCCATCCTGCAATGGAAGCTGCCGGTGCCGGTCGCGGCCTTCATGGGCCTCATCACCGGGCTGCTCTGCGGAACGGTCACCGGCGCCGTGTCGGTGGCCTGGCGCCTGCCCAGCTTCATCGTCTCGCTGGGCATGCTCGAAGCGGTGCGCGGCGGGGCCTACCTGGCTACCGACTCGCGCACCCAGTACGTGGGCGACGCCATTTCGGGCCTGGCGGCGCCCTGGATCGGCGGCGTCTCGGCCGCCTTCGTGCTGGCCGTCTTGGTGGTAGCCGCGGGGCAACTGGTGCTCACCCGCACCGTGTTCGGCCGCCAGGTGGTCGGCGTCGGCACCAACGAGGAAGCCATGCGCCTGGCGGGCGTCGATCCCCGGCCGATCCGGATCATCGTGTTCGCCGCCACCGGCCTGCTGGCCGGGCTGGCGGGACTGATGCAGTCGGCGCGGCTGGAGGCGGCCGACCCCAACGCGGGCGTCGGCATCGAGCTGCAGGTGATCGCGGCGGTGGTCATCGGCGGCACCAGCCTCATGGGCGGGCGCGGCTCGGTCATCAACACCTTCTTCGGCGTGCTCATCATCGCGGTGCTCGAAGCGGGCCTGGCCCAGGTGGGCGCGAGCGAGCCGAGCAAGCGCATCATCACCGGCGCGGTCATCGTGGTCGCCGTCATCATCGACACGCTGCGCCAGCGCCGCGACGAACGCCGCCTGGACTGA
- a CDS encoding LacI family DNA-binding transcriptional regulator yields the protein MANIKDVALHAGVSVTTVSHVLNATRHVSPQVRERVEQAIRDLRYVPNAMARSLKSNTSSTLGMLIPNSSNPYFAEIVRIVEDRCFAAGYTLVLCNTDDEPQRQRVYLQVLAERRIDGLIVVSTGAGDDATLARQLHGLRVPAVLVDREVADPACDLVETAHMQGGLLAVRHLLSLGHRQIACIGGPAGVLPSEQRIEGWRLALAEGGASVAAGNPGALLWRGGFTSQGGYEAMHALLRAEHKPTAVFVCNDLMAIGALRAVHESGLHVPDDISIVGFDDIELSAYTSPALTTVAQPKERIGALAVDMLLERIGDRRHEARKVVLQPELRVRASTARHPGQARRGTVAPAAAAAAATARPRKDGVR from the coding sequence ATGGCCAACATCAAGGACGTCGCCCTCCACGCCGGAGTCTCCGTGACCACCGTGTCGCATGTGCTGAACGCCACCCGCCACGTCAGCCCCCAGGTGCGCGAGCGGGTGGAGCAGGCCATCCGCGACCTGCGCTACGTGCCGAACGCCATGGCGCGCAGCCTCAAGAGCAACACCAGCTCCACGCTGGGCATGCTGATACCCAACAGCTCCAACCCCTACTTCGCCGAGATCGTGCGCATCGTGGAGGACCGCTGCTTCGCCGCCGGCTACACCCTGGTGCTGTGCAACACCGACGACGAGCCGCAGCGCCAGCGCGTCTATCTCCAGGTGCTGGCCGAGCGCCGCATCGACGGGCTGATCGTGGTGTCCACCGGCGCCGGGGACGACGCCACGCTGGCGCGCCAGCTGCACGGCCTGCGCGTGCCGGCGGTGCTGGTGGACCGCGAAGTCGCCGATCCCGCCTGCGACCTGGTGGAGACCGCGCACATGCAAGGCGGCCTGCTGGCGGTGCGCCATCTTCTTTCGCTGGGCCACCGCCAGATCGCCTGCATCGGCGGACCGGCCGGCGTGCTGCCCAGCGAGCAGCGGATCGAGGGCTGGCGCCTGGCCCTGGCCGAAGGCGGCGCCAGCGTCGCGGCGGGAAATCCCGGTGCGCTGCTGTGGCGCGGCGGCTTCACCAGCCAGGGCGGCTACGAGGCGATGCACGCCCTCCTCCGCGCCGAGCACAAGCCCACGGCGGTGTTCGTCTGCAACGACCTGATGGCCATCGGCGCATTGCGCGCCGTGCACGAGAGCGGGCTGCACGTGCCCGACGACATCTCGATCGTCGGCTTCGACGACATCGAGCTTTCCGCCTACACCAGCCCCGCGCTGACCACGGTGGCGCAGCCCAAGGAGCGCATCGGCGCGCTGGCGGTCGACATGCTGCTCGAGCGCATCGGCGACCGGCGCCACGAGGCACGCAAGGTCGTGCTGCAACCGGAGCTGCGGGTGCGCGCATCGACCGCGCGGCACCCCGGCCAGGCCCGGCGGGGCACGGTCGCCCCTGCGGCGGCGGCCGCGGCAGCCACGGCCAGGCCGAGAAAGGATGGTGTCCGGTGA